In Euphorbia lathyris chromosome 2, ddEupLath1.1, whole genome shotgun sequence, the sequence CCTTAAAATCGAAAATccgttttgattttttttattaggtttTCTATGCATTTATTTGGCTCTTTGTGTGTTTTTTAGCCGCCTGGCTGGTGTCTTGGCACTAATTGgagcaaaaaatattttattattattttttattttattataatttaattttaaatataaatattattgcATAGTTGTGGGTGAATTGtatcaattatttatttttatttacttacGTTTTTTACTTGTTTCTGTAATATAGTTTAAGACTTAGATATTATTTCAtagtttttattaaattatattatctacgaatattaatttttacttgttttgagttttttcaatgatattatttttaaaatagtgttgtttgttcattttcaaagatattatttttagatagtttaatatatattttaattgtatttgtataatattttgtttattaataaataagaaaataaaaaacacaaatttgatgaattcctaattatttgtCGAGGACTATGTCCGTTTGACTATCGCTTAACATTTTTTACAACTTTTGTTAGAAgtacaaaacataaaaaaatcaaaagaatgACAATTCGAAAAATAAATCCCTAAATGCTAATATACTTGTATAAACGGCAACTAGTTATTTGTATATGCATGTaataacatataaaaaagaTGTAAAATGAGTAGAAATCTTGAGTTGAAATTCTAACATgtacattaaatttaattgaGAGAAATGGGCATTTAAGAAGTGTCTGAACTAACTTCAAACAGATTAATCATACAAAGactagaaaaataaaagaagtcGAAGCCCCTCCTACAAGGAAGGAAGTCTACAACTTCACTATGAATACCACAATGACGTACAAAGATGATCGTCTTTCAGTAGTTTTTGGTAATGTTTTTTTGTCGGTCCGATTATCATTCATGTTTTGAGAAGAGTGGCAAACACTTTTAAATTTCCAATCATGAATACAATATCTTGCAAATGAAGAAATAATAAAGGAATAAAGTTGATATGACCTTGATCGGTTAGGTAGGTGattgtaaatatattaatttaattatttacatccctattgaaatgaaatatatatCTAGCACATTTAAATGGTTCTAACATATTTGCTACATTTCTTTATATTTTACTAAATTAGACACTTTTATCCATTTCGGACAAAAATACCGTTAGTTGGTTAGTTTAAATAGTTCTAACATATTTGATACACTTTCCTTACATTTtatcaaattagacactttcatatTTGATACACTATTCAAGTTCATGTAAGTcttctttctttattttacaTACACATTATTCAAGTACGTAGCTGGTTAGTTGAATGCTCTCTCGTTGAACACATCATTTCCGATTTCCTCAATTTCTGTTGATATATCGCATACAATTGTAGCATTCGCGATAATCACAAATGTTGTTGCCAATGCAACAAGATTTCCTTAATGAAGGAAATCGAGAAGGCATTCAATCAACTAACCAGTTGCATACTTGAAAATGGAGAAGGGAATGAAAGAGAGAAGATGAAACGAAGAGAGGAGCGGATTGAAGTAAGGGTATTCTTATCCAAAGTGGATGCAAATGTCTATATCTGTAAAATGGAAGGGAAGTGTTTCAAATGgactagattagtaattagcccAATATAATATCTAGTAAAATGACTTTGTTTTCTCGCAATAATTAGCTGTGAGAAGTATCACGTGTTCAACATGGACATGCTGAAGAAATTTGTTTGgtattctttctttctttcacaCACTGTGTTTCTTTTACTTGCTACTCACAACACAACATAACACAACACGGGCGGGCAAAAGATTGATGCTTTCACATTAACTTaataaaaatgacaaataatggAAATCATAAATTACCAAAGAGGGTGAAACGCATAGTATACAGTGTGTGATGGTTGTAGATTCAGGGCTCATGGCTGTTTACACGGTTGTGAAGTTCCAACATTTCTTGGTGGTTTGGATCAACGGAAAGTGCCGCTCGACAGTCCCGTAATGCAGCCAAGACGTCACCATTGTGCTCATAAAAAGCTGCTCTcaggtgaagaagatgaacGTCTGCTTTGAATGTTATTGCTCTTGATAGTTCTGCTATCGCTTCCTTCTCCTTGTGACTGTCCATCAACACTGCCTCACCATAAACACATATCATTTCGATTTACGAATACGAGGAACTAATTCCTATCTACATTTAAACAAAATACATCATATATGGAACAAAAAAGCGAAAATTTTGGCACTTGGACTCGCCACAATTCGTCATTTTGATACTTGTACTTTAATTTTGGCCCACTTGGCTCCTCTTGCAACTTCTTTTTGCAAAATTTGGCCCTTGATAGAAAATGTGACCCTGAATTGATGGTTGCTTACTCAGTCATATAACAATTGGAAAAATAGTTTGACCACGTGGCGACCCGTGCAATATAGTATCTATCAAGGGGCACATTTTTCAAGAAATTGAACACTGGGGCCAAATGTGCCAAAATCGAAGTGCATGAACCGAAGTGACCTTGTATCAAGTATACAGGAGAGGAGCCAAATTTTAGCGTTTGCCTATTATATATTTATCTCAATCTCATATGATGCATTCACCATTTGTGCAGTTGTAGCATCCATCACACTAATTTATGGAGACAAAGGCCAGGCTAAAAAACTGATACCGGAGTGCATACTAATTGAAAAGTATTTAGTAGCAGTGCAGTAAGGCATGGATCTAACCTGCAGCTCGATATCTGTAAGGGTACACTCGAAGTGGGTCTAATTTTGTCACCATCTCCAGATCTGCTTTTGTGACTTCACGATCACAGTATTCTGACCTCTTCTCATAAGCAGATGCATTGTTCTTTGCCTTCTCAATCAACTTTGTCATTTCCTCATATGCAGCAGCCTTATCATTTCTGAGAAAATGGACTCGAGCAAGCCCTTGATGTGCTCTTGTATGCCTTATTTTAAGTGCATTTATGTAGCAATCAGCTGCCAACTCATATTTCCCACAGTCTACATACACACTTCCAAGATTGTTAAGTGCCTGCCAAACAAAATTTCCAGTAAAATGTGCTTAGCACATCACCACATACTTAATGCAGTGGCATTGATAATTGATTCATCAATTCACTTCAAATAAACCGTATCACCATCGTATGAAAATAGATAACATGAAAAGTATTCAGGTACCAAACTGATAAATTTACTTAAGTTAGTTGCTGTCAAAACAAATTTTAAGGAGCCCTTGCCACATAGCAGAGGGATGATCTTTTCTCAGCAGTTCATGCTACAGAATTGCTAAGTACTTTTTTGATAATTGAATATTCTCCCTCAACGTACCAGGAAGCAAAAGCAATCTACTTCATTCattttatgttattttaccttATAAATGGTCCCTCAGTGTTGAAGTTCTTAGTAGTAATGGAAATCTTTAATCACATAACAATTCCTAACGAACAAATTAAAGCATTTTCCCAATCATTAAGTGCCTTTCTTCAATTTAACCTCTTGGTGCAACTCCAGTGTAAACACAATCAAGTTTACGAATAGCTCCCATTTTTAAAACCAAAACCAAGAGGCTCATCTAAAAACAAGCAAAGCAATTGCAATGACATGACAAAATTAAGAACAGCAATTTCTGTAGTTTAATTATTCTTACATTTCAGTTCATAAACAAAAACCATTAATTCTACACGCAAGTCATTGTCATGTTTtcggataaaaaataaaaaacgtcacTGATGTTATATTTGTACAGTATCTCCTTTCTTCTATCAGTCAATATTCTGTCTTCTTTGACCTTTATCTTTCTCTAAATCAACAAAAGATGTCTACAAAATCTATCTTTCCAGAATATTCAGTTGTGAAAAGATTTCACCATATGCTTCATTTCCTAAGTTTAATGCACACAAGGTATGgtattaggaaaaaaaaacatatcacaTTGTTGTTGATTGTCTTGGCTAGGCTGAAATGGAAGAAACACTTCTATTAGCCTTTCAAAATAATGCACAAAGCAAGAGAAAGTTAACCTAAGTTGTCTCCAACAGAAATGACAACAACAAGCATGCTAATTTCATTGCTTGCTTGAGACACTATGTTGCACAAAAACAGGAATGGAAACtgggaaacgttatttctaataAAATACGGCTACGGAGAAAGAGACAcggaaatggaaatggaaatggaCATAAAACGCAGAAACACTACTAAAgaggagtttccgtgcaacatagttgAGACATGATAAGCCATTTGGCTTGCTTGAGAAATAGAGTCATTTGGATTTCTTCAAGGTACTTATGGTTTTGATTTCATTGCCAATTTTGGATTTGGCCTTCATTGTTACAGGGTTGAAGGGAATAATTCAGGAAATGCAAGTAAAAAGACTAAAATTCGAGCTTTGTGATTTCATATatacagagagagagagaaaaaaattgaagaggAGAGAATTGTTCTAAAAGTAGAAAATAGGGAGTTGAAGGAGAAAAATGAGAGAAtttcttgatatatatgtatcgTTTAAAAGatcataaaataataatacacTGAGAATGCTACATCAAGATCTAGCTGAATTTTCACGAAAAAAATCGCCACAAAGGAAAACAATGTTAttttcaccaaaaaaaaaaggtagaaaCGCAATTAAGTTAATTAGTGATTAGTTAAAGGGCAATAAGTGAAATTCCCCCAGTAATTTACAAAAGGTGCAGAATAGTTCATTCTACAAAATTGCAACTCATACTTTTTTATCCAGTTTTCCACATAATGGTGTATTTTAAGTAGAAACTTTAGACAAAGGTATCTCACTTTGCAGCCACCAGAGAAAATAATCTTAACAACTAAAAAATGATGCCCCAGATTTTGCCAAGCTAGCTTTCTAACATTTTATTCTGCAAGTCCTTAATCAATAAGCTGAAGCACCGCAGCTATTACTCTATATTCAGCATGAACTGCTgcattattttttcacatcaaATGTAGTAGTAGCATAAATAGCTCCACTCAACACAAATACGTTCTACTACTATGAAAAAGTTAGATTCTATTATGCTCATTGCATATTCTTTTTGAAGACAAGGCACACTCATGACTAGATAGACACCTAATCATATAAATCAAAGCTAGCAATCAGGAGAAGGAATATGTTGTTAAAATGTAGGACATTACCTGGCCTTTCCGTAGTCTGTCTGAAGGGCATTTCAAAGCATCTTCAAGCAGTGATACAACAGTTGAAGAACATGATGGGTCCTGGCTGGAATCAGCCAGTGCATAGGCTTTAAGGAAAAAGGCCTCAAAAGACCTACTAATCTTAATAGACTCTTCTGCTTTCCGAAGCCCTTCTTCACAATGACCAGTGTCATACAATATCCATCCTTCATAAACCAGACGCTCATGTTCACTTGATGCATGTTGACGGGCTAATTGTAAGCTTTGCATGGCTGCCTCAGGACAATTCAACCTGGGATGTACAGCATGAGCTTATTACCGATCTTATTGAACATCGTCAAGCAGTAAACATTCTACAACAATAAGTTAAATGAAAAAGAAGATTTCTGCTAATTACATAGGGGATCAGAGAATTTCCATTTGACAAGACCATTCAAGAATGAGCTTCAATGGAGTTCAAATCATGCACATGCTCTGGTTTTTACTTTACTGACAATACAGAAAATATCCCATGCTGCCATGATATAAAAATTTCACCACGAACACCAAAAACCTTCATTAAAAGGCAGTATGTGCCCTGATGTTGGGCTGTATATGCTTAATAATGAATAAAACCCATTAAAACTTGGACATTATGACAAAAGACTAGTAAAAAGAAGATTAGAATACAAGAATAGACCTAAGAAGAAGCAGAGACTGTCTGAAATATAGAACACCCTTGGGCGCATCAGATTCAAGCATTTGGTATATGACAGAGAGGGAGCCTATATCATCAACTGAAGACCACCTCTCATACAGTTGCATCCAACAATCTGCTGTTGTCCAATTCTCAACATGCTCACGCACAAGGGTACGGAGTTGGAAAGCTGCTACCCGCCCCTCAAACATCCTATATTCTGGTGAGAGTGTAAGAATGGCCTGGACATCACAAAGAGCTGCTTGGTAATCCTCAAGAGCCAGATAAAAACAAAATCGGAGCTCCAAGCATTCCAATGCAAGTTTAAATCCAAGAACTCTATTGATTTCTGCAAGTGCAGCTTGCACATTCTGTTTCCTCATCAATGAGGCAGAACGATACATGTACGGATAAGTAAGAGTGGGATCCAGCTCAGTTGCTTTTTCAAGGTCCTCAATCTTCTTATCACCTTCGCAATATAAAGACCTCTCCTGATACATCCATCCCAAAGGGGTAACAGATGAAATCACAGAGCTGAGCTTGTCATATGCCCAAAGCCTATTACCCCTAATGTAACCTAATCTAGCCAAACCTGATACAGAATACATGTGGCCAGCATTCAAAGCTGCCTCAAAAAGCCATTCAGCTTCATCGTATTCCTTCCTCAAGAGCCTCACACATCCCAACTGATGAAATGCCAATAGTTTCTGCCGGTTAGTTTCTGCTGACTCCACTAATTGTTCCAGGAAACAAACTGTTCTATTCGAACGAGGATCAAGGTTCATTGAAACTTCACTTAATAAACAATACAGTGAAAATGAAGCTGTCCCAGCCACAATCATTCTCTCTTGTTTATCAGCATTGCTAAATATTTCCACCACCCGATCATCATTTAGACATTCCGGCAGCTCATGTAAGAAAACTTGCAAACATGATGCAGCAAGAACAGGTGAATTCTCTTGTAAAGCATATTCCATGAATTCTAGGGCATCTTCTCTTGAGGAAACCAAAGAAGCTAGTTCTCTGTCACATGCATCTTTTAGCTTTTCACAACAGAATTTATTTGCAAAGATCAATATCTCTAACAAAACATCAGGTGAGACTTCGCTCAGACTGCCAGTGACACTGAACTCACTTATTGCCTTGAAACCCAATGGGGATATTTCATTTTCAGAGAAATCGATGCTTTCACATAGAGATTCCGAGAAACACCCATTAAGCATAGCATTGAATGGAGCAGAAAGACCTGCAATTTTCTCTCTATCACAAACTATCTTTTCATCTCCAATTCTAAAAACAACATTTCTCAAGTTGCAGTCATCATTAAGCAAAACAATCTCATCTGACGATTTTAAATCAGTGCGCAGCTGGGAGATGATATCTATGGGTCCAAACTCTTGCGCACACTTTCCACAGGTGGCAAGCAAATCAGCAATAAGCTCGTCTCCTTGCTTTTCATACCTTAACCACGCCCCAAATACAAGCTTCTCGTGCACAGTGCTAGACTTCTGCCACGCTAAGCAGAGGCTCCTCCTCATCAATTTTACTTCTCCTAGGCCTCTAAAGACCTGGAATTGCAACAAATAGAGATTTGACCTCTCTTGAGGAGTACATGATTCAAGTTCTTCATGAAGCTGGGCTAAAACTTCTACATAGTCAACAGGTTTAAAGAATGGTAGAACTGCAGGTTCAGGGACCTTGATAAGTGATTCTCTACAAACAGTAACAAAAAGTGGGGGGGAAATCAATacattttgaaaagaaaaaataaaacaaacttCAGGTATTGAAATCATAAGAGATGAAAACCAACAAAACTTACatagatgatgaagaagaagaagaagagcatGAAGAGGTTTTGGGAAGTTTCCCTCTTTCAACCTGAAGCCAAGACTGTGGATTTAAAGCATTGAGTTGTGATTCTTTACATGATTCAGAGGGGAAGAAAGTCCTCATGGGACATAAAAGATTAAACAAGTCCCAGATCTCCACAGTAGCCAGATATGTTTTTCCTTCACTTTCTTTCTCGCTCTTTCCTTTGTCCTTCCCCAGAATTCAAACACAATAAATTAGGAGTAAAAAAAGGCTTCCTTTTCTCcgctaagaaaaagaaaattgtttATTGTGAACAGAATCACGATCCTCAGCCTAGAGATATTCCGAAGTCTACAAAGCAACAAAAACTCTACACaacataaaaactaaaaactgaGAAAGTTACAACATCAGTCAAGTAATTTTGACACAAATCAAAATTTGACCGAGAAAGGATATGGAAAAAGCACAAGCTTAACCCTCATTCACAGAGATAAAGGTGCTTTTTAAAAATGGAAATCAGGGCGAGCTTTACAGCTATCTACTAGTGTAGTTCCTAATTTACAGAAATGAATAAGCAGAAACTCCTATTCTGTAATATACATACAACAAATAAATAGTAATAGAAGCAGCTCCCTTCCTCAATAAAATGAAACCAGAAAAGGCCAAACAACCATCAAAGCTAACATAAGATCTCTACCAAAAAGGTAAGCACACCCACATTATACCCCACCCAATGCCCTAACAAATACCAAAGGAAGAGAAAAACAGATAGAATGAGACACAGTAGTGAGTTTGAATTTGAAGATGGAAAACAAACACAGATTACTAGAAGAAATCAAAGTGAATGAATGAAGGAATCCAAAGGGAAAATTCTGAATTCCAACTTTTATTAACTTCCTTTTGTTTGGGAAAAGGGAaagtttctttcttttttctttactttttcTGTTTATCTCTCTCCACTTTCCTCCCGTTggagagagaagaagaataaTAAAGATTTTCAAAGGCTGTGTGTGTTTGTTGGAAGtagaaaattaataattaattccAGCAATTAGAttattttgagtattttatttGTGAAAGCAAAAAAACTACGTCGTTTACTGAGAAGTGATTAAGAGGTGATCTGTCATTAAATTGTGTGGACTTCAATTCTTCATTTTCAATAATTGTCTCAATAAAAGTGGGACCCATTTGAATTCATTAAGACAATGAATAATGGTAAGCTTAGATCTAATTTTATACACTTGATTGAATCTCCATCTATCTATTATTTACTCAACTATCGGAAAAGataattcatttatttatttaatttcccacATCAGCTGATAATGATTGACTTTGTTCACTCTTACATACTAAAACCaactgaaaaaaagaaaaaagaaacaaacacATCGTATCTGAATTCatataatatgatttttttttgtagatttTATTACTTCCGTTTTCTAAAATATACAACTtatttcaattaattaattttttttatcaaaatatataataaattaagaaTTGAAAGAAGACTAtatttttagtaaaaatatttaattatacaaAATGTGAGATAATTAGAATAGTTGGAAATCACCGATTCaataaaattacatattttctcttttttccaaTAAGTCAATTGAGATGTTTTTAGTCACTCTCTTATCAATAATCAGGGTCTTTTTCTTAGGATAGAGCTAGAAGCTGCAGGTATTGTAACCGATATTATCCGATTTTAATATGGCTGTTCGTACCTTGTATAAAAGGATATGAACCATGTATGTAATTAAAACCATTATACGTGACAGATATATGAATACCTCTCAAAGTACCTGTTACTTGtcataattcttttatatattaaaaaatattattatttgttagatataagatgtgagattcaaacattgagtgataccattaaactactttattcttattgattaaggttcaatttttaAATGGATGATTtatgaatgatttattaaatttatattttgttaaatttgtaatattttttattttatgtattgattcttaacgggtaaggtaACTCGCGAATTCAATGTGACAAGTATATGATacaaaaagtatacccgttaggatAATGACACGGATacgaataattaaaaaataaacgggtaagagtTTGAGATTGACACTACCTATGGATACCCtaccgttgccatccctaggtAGAGCAGGAGTCTGTCCAGGGTCTAAAGGAGTGATGAGtccaaaataatatttttataaaaaaaaatataatttcaaaatcaCAGCATACATTCACAATCCAATAACAGGTGACAAAAgtaacatttttatataaaaaaagacaAAATATTACTTTTAAATATATTGGTGTATAATTATTTTGCATCTAAAAATGCATGTCGACAATATTTTGTATTAATAACTAGGTACTTGAAacgaaataaaatatttttccatataatgtttttttattagatCACTTGGTAAGTATAATAAACAAGTGTCATTTTTAAACAATTTTCTTTTACATGATTGGTTTTCTACTTTATTTTTAAagtctatttatttattagggcTTCTTAATATTGACATGACTTCTATTCGCATGTCTACATGCCGCGCCAACGCCACATAACATAATAAATGGTTTTACTAACCAAACTCAATTAACCTAACCTAACCCATTTTAATCTTGGAGATCTAAATTCATTATACCCAAAACCTCCCCCATCTTCTAGCGTTATAAACCATAATCTAAATATAGCCATATACATTATAAATCTTCCCTCATCCATCTTCCAGCGTTATAAATCATTGTGGAAGTTTTTATATTTGTTCTTAGACTAAATAGTAAGCAGATCataaatatttcattaaatcaTTATCTTACAGTTAGAAGATTAAATTTTACATGGTTACAAATACAATgaaggaaaattataaaattgggtcaaatggaagacacatttacatatttaacacaTTTACTCAACTTATTACATAGCTAGACtctttgtgtgacttttccaaaatacccttaatatatatatataacacttaggATTTTTTTTAGCCTTTCGTCTTTcgccctcccgtctgacttcgcagatttcgcatattgcgaaatttacgaagataatgtttggtttactagATGATTTCAATTCACAGATTTTGCAATATCCGAAATCTGgacgtgtttttaacaaaaattgcaaagtggtatataacaaaaaaaggcACAACAACAAGGAactctaacattaaaatcataacattatcaaaatttacaacaagattgccacaataacaacattaaaatcataacattatcaaaatttacaacaagattgccataaTAAACTCTTAACAAATAATTTTAAACTTAACGTGACGAATCTGGATGGAAATTTCTCCCTGTgttggaagtccagaccttttgggatggatgttcCACAGGTTccacaacaagattgccacaataaactcctaacaaaccATTTCAAATTCAGTGTGACCAATCTTAATGGGATTTCTCCTTGAATCAGAAGGAAAGTCATCCCCTCTGCATCCCAGTACACCGCCTTCCTAtgggatgttatgtattcaaccaacTTCAGAAAAATTGAATTGTGTTAGAtagaaaaaaggaagatttggcttcgTGAAATGAGGATTCGCGAAGTATGCGAATATAAATGTGCAAGGCAGATGATGATTTTACTTCATGAAACGACGATTTCGTGAAGTTTGCGAGGAGAAACGTGACGATTTGACTTCACGAAAACAGATTACGCGAAGTCTACGAGGgaaaaatcatgaacttttctctTTGCAGACTTCACGTAATCCATTTTCATAAAGTCAAATCGTCACATTTCAAGCTCTTTCTCCTCGCAGACCTTCGCAAAAAACGCAGAGAAAacaatagatacttacattttttccGCCTTTCACCATTGAAATTGtcaataaccatatgataaactggaaaaaacgatgaaaataatgTTGTATAATGATTGCTTCGATCcccacaagaagaaagaaactaaGAGACGAGCggaaacaggaagatgaagaaccatggcgtTGTTTTCTAgcaataggaagatgaagaatcaagagatgaagagaggaagaagagaaagacatggtGATATACAGAAATGATGTAGATTTCACGAAATataaaggaagagaggaagatcaaaggtctgggGAAGAGCAACCGTTCGCTTAACCAGAAAGGGGGGAGGGGGGAGATGAAAggttaagggtattttggaaaagtcacataaacatagtctagatatgttgtaggttgagtaaatgagtcttccatttgacccaattttataattttccctacaATGAATGATGAATGTCGCACCCTTGGACCTACATGGGCGCGAGGCGTGCTCTAGGCGTTTTCCGCTGGAAATGGATTTTCCTTTTTACGTTAGGGCCACCACCAATCATGGTTACTTATGAGTGTGGTTAGACACTCGATCTACTTGAATTGACTTTGTGTGATATGGTTTTGTGTAAAAATGGTTTGCGAGGAGTTTCGAGTTTGTTTTTCTACTTATGTGTAAGGAAGAGATGTAGTCTCACCAATGAGATAAGGTGCACTTTGATTATCTGTCTAATGGGCCCGTGTCTGGGTGCCAAGTATGAGTTTAGTTAGGTGTTGCTCTGAATCATGCTTAGAAACCATGAGTGAAGTGAGAGGATTGTTACTCTCTTTTAGAAGAGAGGATATCACTGACCATTTGATTAGTGAGATTGAGAAATGTATGACCGTACGTAAATGATGAAACAACTTTTATTGATTATTTGAAACTAATCAATTCACCAAGAGATCAAAGAAAAGCCTTAACAACAGATGAATGAAGGGGACAGAACCATAACTCATGTTAAACATTGATATCTAATCCATAAAACCCAACTATTACCTCTTCTTCGAAAGTCCTTATCACTTGTCATTTGGAATTCCCATATACTCTTATCATTGCCAGTGAATGCTTCAGGTTTTCCATTGGAATGTCCGATTCGAAACATTTTCAAGGGGTATATACATTCAAAGCCAACCTATCATCCACTATGACATAAGGGACTATTC encodes:
- the LOC136218234 gene encoding ETO1-like protein 1, coding for MRTFFPSESCKESQLNALNPQSWLQVERGKLPKTSSCSSSSSSSSIESLIKVPEPAVLPFFKPVDYVEVLAQLHEELESCTPQERSNLYLLQFQVFRGLGEVKLMRRSLCLAWQKSSTVHEKLVFGAWLRYEKQGDELIADLLATCGKCAQEFGPIDIISQLRTDLKSSDEIVLLNDDCNLRNVVFRIGDEKIVCDREKIAGLSAPFNAMLNGCFSESLCESIDFSENEISPLGFKAISEFSVTGSLSEVSPDVLLEILIFANKFCCEKLKDACDRELASLVSSREDALEFMEYALQENSPVLAASCLQVFLHELPECLNDDRVVEIFSNADKQERMIVAGTASFSLYCLLSEVSMNLDPRSNRTVCFLEQLVESAETNRQKLLAFHQLGCVRLLRKEYDEAEWLFEAALNAGHMYSVSGLARLGYIRGNRLWAYDKLSSVISSVTPLGWMYQERSLYCEGDKKIEDLEKATELDPTLTYPYMYRSASLMRKQNVQAALAEINRVLGFKLALECLELRFCFYLALEDYQAALCDVQAILTLSPEYRMFEGRVAAFQLRTLVREHVENWTTADCWMQLYERWSSVDDIGSLSVIYQMLESDAPKGVLYFRQSLLLLRLNCPEAAMQSLQLARQHASSEHERLVYEGWILYDTGHCEEGLRKAEESIKISRSFEAFFLKAYALADSSQDPSCSSTVVSLLEDALKCPSDRLRKGQALNNLGSVYVDCGKYELAADCYINALKIRHTRAHQGLARVHFLRNDKAAAYEEMTKLIEKAKNNASAYEKRSEYCDREVTKADLEMVTKLDPLRVYPYRYRAAVLMDSHKEKEAIAELSRAITFKADVHLLHLRAAFYEHNGDVLAALRDCRAALSVDPNHQEMLELHNRVNSHEP